A region of Rhodanobacteraceae bacterium DNA encodes the following proteins:
- a CDS encoding 3-oxoacyl-[acyl-carrier-protein] synthase, KASII — MNKRRVVVTGLGLVSPVGNDVATAWKNVVAGVSGIGPISHFDASAFPTRIAGEVKGFDPAAYIAPKDVKKMDTFIHYGIAAGAEALKDSGIEITEANATRIGVAVGAGIGGIASIERTTLAYYEGGPRKISPFFVPGCIINMASGNLAIIHGLKGPNIACVTACTTATHNIGLAMRMIQYGDADAMLTGGAEFSVTATAVGGFCSARAMSTRNDDPARASRPWDKDRDGFVLSDGAGILVLEEYEHAKARGAKIYAELAGFGMSDDAYHITAPSEGGEGAGRCMENALKDAGVNPGDVQYINAHGTSTPLGDVGEVHAAKRVFGEHAKKLAMSSTKSVTGHLLGAAGGVEAIFTLLAMRDNVLPPTINLDEPGEGCDLDFVPNTAREGRIDVAISNSFGFGGTNGTLLFRRV; from the coding sequence ATGAACAAGCGGCGTGTGGTGGTCACCGGCCTCGGCCTCGTTTCGCCCGTCGGCAATGACGTGGCGACGGCGTGGAAGAACGTGGTGGCGGGCGTGAGCGGGATCGGTCCGATCTCGCATTTCGACGCCAGCGCGTTCCCGACCCGCATCGCGGGCGAGGTGAAGGGTTTCGATCCTGCGGCGTACATCGCGCCGAAGGACGTCAAGAAGATGGACACCTTCATCCACTACGGGATCGCCGCGGGCGCCGAGGCACTGAAGGATTCGGGCATCGAGATCACCGAAGCCAACGCCACGCGGATCGGCGTCGCGGTGGGCGCCGGCATCGGCGGCATCGCCAGCATCGAACGCACCACGCTGGCGTATTACGAAGGCGGCCCGCGCAAGATCTCGCCGTTCTTCGTGCCGGGCTGCATCATCAACATGGCGTCCGGCAACCTCGCGATCATCCACGGCCTGAAGGGCCCGAACATCGCCTGCGTCACCGCCTGCACCACGGCGACGCACAACATCGGCCTCGCGATGCGGATGATCCAGTACGGCGACGCCGACGCGATGCTGACCGGCGGCGCGGAGTTCTCGGTCACCGCGACCGCGGTCGGCGGATTCTGCTCGGCGCGCGCCATGAGCACCCGCAACGACGATCCGGCCCGCGCCAGCCGGCCGTGGGACAAGGACCGCGACGGCTTCGTGCTGTCGGACGGCGCCGGCATCCTGGTGCTGGAGGAATACGAACACGCGAAAGCGCGCGGCGCGAAGATCTATGCCGAACTCGCGGGCTTCGGCATGAGCGACGATGCGTACCACATCACCGCGCCCAGCGAGGGCGGCGAGGGCGCGGGGCGCTGCATGGAGAACGCGCTGAAGGACGCCGGCGTGAACCCGGGCGACGTGCAATACATCAACGCGCACGGCACCTCGACGCCGCTCGGCGACGTGGGCGAGGTGCACGCGGCCAAGCGCGTGTTCGGCGAGCACGCGAAGAAACTCGCGATGAGTTCCACCAAGTCGGTCACCGGGCACCTGCTCGGCGCGGCCGGCGGCGTGGAAGCGATCTTCACCCTGCTGGCGATGCGCGACAACGTGCTGCCGCCGACCATCAACCTCGATGAACCCGGCGAAGGCTGCGACCTCGACTTCGTGCCCAACACCGCGCGCGAAGGCAGGATCGACGTCGCGATCTCCAACTCGTTCGGCTTCGGCGGCACCAACGGCACGCTGCTGTTCCGGCGCGTCTGA
- a CDS encoding Acyl carrier protein, whose translation MSSIEERVKKIVVDQLGVKEEDVTPNASFVDDLGADSLDTVELVMALEEEFETEIPDEEAEKITTVQQAVDYIKAHVKS comes from the coding sequence ATGAGCAGCATCGAAGAACGCGTCAAGAAGATCGTGGTCGATCAGTTGGGGGTCAAGGAAGAGGACGTCACACCGAACGCCTCGTTCGTCGACGATCTGGGCGCGGACTCGCTGGACACCGTCGAACTGGTGATGGCGCTCGAAGAGGAATTCGAGACCGAAATCCCCGACGAGGAAGCCGAGAAGATCACCACCGTGCAGCAGGCGGTGGATTACATCAAGGCGCACGTCAAATCCTGA
- a CDS encoding 3-oxoacyl-[acyl-carrier protein] reductase FadG, translated as MADTLQGEIALVTGASRGIGAAIADELAAQGAKVIGTATSEAGAQAITQRLSTHGGEGRALDVTDGAAVEALIESIVKDHGGLSILVNNAGITRDQLLMRMKDEDWQAILDTNLTSVYRTSKAVMRTMMKARHGRIINIASVVGVTGNPGQTNYAAAKAGIIAFSKSLAREIGSRGVTVNVVAPGFIDTDMTRALTDEQRKALEGTIALGRLGAPADIAHAVAFLASPAASYITGETLHVNGGMYMA; from the coding sequence ATGGCTGACACGTTGCAAGGTGAAATCGCGCTGGTCACCGGCGCTTCGCGCGGCATCGGCGCCGCGATCGCGGACGAACTGGCGGCGCAAGGCGCGAAGGTGATCGGCACCGCGACTTCCGAAGCCGGCGCGCAGGCGATCACGCAACGCTTGTCTACCCACGGTGGCGAAGGGCGCGCGCTGGACGTCACCGACGGCGCGGCGGTGGAGGCGCTGATCGAATCCATCGTCAAGGACCACGGCGGCCTTTCGATCCTGGTCAACAACGCCGGCATCACCCGCGACCAGTTGCTGATGCGGATGAAGGACGAGGACTGGCAGGCCATCCTCGACACCAACCTCACCTCGGTGTATCGCACCTCCAAGGCCGTGATGCGCACGATGATGAAGGCGCGCCACGGCCGCATCATCAACATCGCCTCGGTGGTGGGCGTCACCGGCAATCCCGGCCAGACCAACTACGCCGCGGCCAAGGCCGGCATCATCGCGTTCTCGAAATCGCTGGCGCGCGAGATCGGTTCGCGCGGCGTCACCGTCAACGTGGTCGCGCCGGGTTTCATCGACACCGACATGACCCGCGCGCTGACCGATGAGCAGCGCAAGGCGCTGGAAGGCACGATCGCGCTGGGACGGCTGGGCGCGCCCGCCGACATCGCGCATGCCGTCGCGTTTCTGGCTTCGCCGGCAGCCAGCTACATCACCGGCGAAACCCTGCACGTCAACGGTGGCATGTATATGGCCTGA
- a CDS encoding Malonyl CoA-acyl carrier protein transacylase, whose translation MINNQPTTNLAFVFPGQGSQSVGMLAELAAEFPEVRKTFDEASEGAGFDLWSLSQNGPEAELGKTENTQPALLAASVAVWRTWLAQGGPAPAQVAGHSLGEYSALVCAGALPLREAAALVAERGRLMQAAVPAGTGSMAAVLGAEDELIRQVCKEVSGEEIVTPANYNSPGQLVIAGHAGAVDRAAQRLGELGVRKVIKLQVSVPSHTPLMREAAQQLAAKMADLPWQVPAIPVLQNADAKAHVGIEFIRAALERQLYMPVLWTDTVQSLVKNGATRIFECGPGKVLAGLCKRIDKSIDARALGTPAELRAALADTK comes from the coding sequence ATGATCAACAATCAGCCAACGACAAATCTCGCCTTCGTCTTCCCCGGCCAGGGTTCGCAATCGGTCGGGATGCTGGCCGAACTCGCGGCCGAATTCCCGGAAGTCCGCAAGACTTTCGATGAAGCGTCCGAAGGCGCCGGCTTCGACCTCTGGTCGTTGTCGCAGAACGGCCCCGAAGCCGAACTCGGCAAGACCGAGAACACCCAGCCGGCGCTGCTGGCCGCGAGCGTCGCGGTGTGGCGCACGTGGCTGGCGCAAGGCGGGCCGGCACCGGCGCAGGTGGCGGGGCACAGCCTCGGCGAATATTCGGCGCTGGTGTGCGCGGGCGCGCTGCCGTTGCGCGAGGCCGCGGCGCTGGTCGCCGAGCGCGGGCGCCTGATGCAGGCCGCGGTGCCGGCCGGCACCGGTTCCATGGCGGCGGTGCTGGGCGCCGAAGACGAATTGATCCGGCAGGTTTGCAAGGAAGTCTCGGGCGAGGAAATCGTCACGCCGGCCAACTACAACAGTCCGGGCCAACTGGTGATCGCGGGCCATGCGGGCGCGGTGGATCGCGCCGCGCAGCGGCTGGGCGAACTCGGCGTGCGCAAGGTCATCAAGCTTCAGGTGTCGGTACCGTCGCACACGCCGCTGATGCGCGAAGCCGCGCAGCAATTGGCCGCAAAGATGGCCGACCTGCCGTGGCAGGTGCCGGCGATTCCGGTACTGCAGAACGCCGACGCCAAGGCGCATGTCGGGATCGAATTCATCCGCGCGGCTCTGGAGCGTCAGTTGTACATGCCGGTGCTGTGGACCGACACCGTGCAGTCGCTGGTGAAGAACGGCGCGACCAGGATATTCGAGTGCGGTCCCGGCAAGGTGCTCGCAGGCTTGTGCAAGCGCATCGACAAGTCGATCGACGCCCGCGCGCTCGGCACGCCCGCCGAATTGCGCGCTGCGCTTGCCGACACCAAGTGA
- a CDS encoding 3-oxoacyl-[acyl-carrier-protein] synthase, KASIII codes for MKYARILATGSALPERVVTNFDLEKMVDTSDEWIRSRTGIRERRVAADGETTGDLAFRAAQQALHDAGVKASELDMVVLGTTTPDIIFPATACLIQDRLGANGCMAFDVNAACSGFVYALGVANNFVRAGQVKKALVVGAETLTRMVDWSERETCVLFGDGAGAVVLEASDEPGILATCLHADGGYKHLLYNPVGVSAGFRDEKNHGVRIRMSGREVFKIAVKTLDALVEETLQAANLHADQLDWLIPHQANLRIIEATAKRLGMSMEQVIVTVDKHANTSSGSVPLALDTAVRSGRIKRGQNLLLEAFGGGFTWASAMVRY; via the coding sequence TTGAAATACGCCCGCATCCTCGCCACCGGCAGCGCGCTGCCGGAACGCGTCGTCACCAATTTCGACCTCGAGAAGATGGTCGATACCAGCGACGAATGGATCCGCAGCCGCACCGGCATCCGCGAGCGGCGCGTCGCCGCCGATGGCGAAACCACCGGCGACCTCGCCTTCCGCGCCGCGCAGCAGGCGCTGCACGATGCCGGGGTCAAGGCTTCCGAGCTCGACATGGTGGTGCTGGGCACCACCACGCCCGACATCATCTTCCCGGCCACCGCCTGCCTGATCCAGGACCGGCTGGGGGCGAACGGCTGCATGGCGTTCGACGTGAACGCCGCGTGCTCGGGCTTCGTGTATGCGCTGGGCGTCGCCAACAATTTCGTGCGCGCGGGACAAGTGAAGAAGGCGCTGGTGGTCGGCGCGGAGACGCTGACCCGGATGGTGGACTGGAGCGAGCGCGAAACCTGCGTGCTGTTCGGCGACGGCGCCGGCGCAGTGGTGCTGGAAGCCTCCGACGAACCCGGCATCCTCGCCACTTGTTTGCACGCCGATGGCGGCTACAAGCACCTGCTCTACAACCCGGTGGGCGTGTCGGCGGGCTTCCGGGACGAGAAGAACCACGGCGTGCGCATCCGGATGAGCGGACGCGAGGTGTTCAAGATCGCGGTGAAGACGCTCGATGCGCTGGTCGAGGAAACCCTGCAGGCGGCCAACCTGCACGCAGACCAGCTCGACTGGCTGATCCCGCACCAGGCCAACCTGCGCATCATCGAAGCCACCGCCAAGCGCCTCGGCATGTCGATGGAACAGGTGATCGTCACCGTGGACAAGCATGCCAACACCTCGTCCGGTTCGGTGCCGCTGGCGCTGGACACCGCGGTGCGCTCGGGCAGGATCAAGCGCGGCCAGAACCTGTTGCTGGAAGCCTTCGGCGGCGGGTTTACCTGGGCCTCCGCAATGGTGAGGTATTGA
- a CDS encoding LSU ribosomal protein L32p, which yields MAVAKSRKSPSRRGMRRAHDALDKVQLATDPTSGEIHRRHHVTKDGYYRGRKVIEDKQAVVDED from the coding sequence ATGGCCGTTGCCAAGAGCCGCAAATCCCCGTCCCGCCGCGGCATGCGCCGTGCGCACGACGCGCTGGACAAGGTGCAGCTCGCCACCGACCCGACGTCGGGCGAGATCCACCGCCGCCACCACGTCACCAAGGACGGCTACTACCGTGGCCGCAAGGTGATCGAGGACAAGCAGGCAGTCGTCGACGAGGACTGA
- a CDS encoding MoxR family ATPase, producing the protein MDQSFAAAAASVDNMPRQRLDAALAQVNDVLVGKNRAIRTAFACLLAGGHLLVEDVPGVGKTTLAHALAATLGLTFRRIQFTSDLLPSDIVGVSVFDRDSGAFRFQPGPVFAQLLLADEINRATPKTQSALLEAMAEGQVTVDGASRALPQPFFVVATQNPLDMAGTYPLPDSQLDRFMLRIALDYPDAEAERRLLTGEDRAAMVGRLAPCLDGAAILALRQRAHALTASPALLDYVQALLAASRKHHDIRTGLSPRAGLALLAAARAWALLGDRDFVLPEDVQAVFVAVAGHRLIPARNLARDALAQALLESVAVE; encoded by the coding sequence ATGGACCAGAGCTTCGCCGCCGCCGCGGCATCCGTGGACAACATGCCGCGCCAGCGCCTCGATGCCGCGCTGGCGCAGGTCAATGACGTGCTGGTCGGCAAGAACCGGGCAATCCGGACGGCGTTCGCCTGCCTGCTGGCCGGCGGCCACCTGCTGGTCGAGGACGTGCCGGGCGTCGGCAAGACGACCCTGGCGCACGCGCTGGCGGCCACGCTGGGCTTGACCTTCCGACGCATCCAGTTCACCTCGGATCTCCTGCCCAGCGACATCGTCGGGGTCAGCGTGTTCGACCGCGACAGCGGCGCGTTTCGTTTCCAGCCGGGACCGGTGTTCGCGCAACTGCTGCTGGCCGACGAAATCAACCGCGCGACGCCCAAGACCCAGAGCGCGTTGCTGGAAGCGATGGCCGAAGGCCAGGTGACCGTGGACGGCGCCAGCCGTGCGCTGCCGCAACCGTTCTTCGTGGTCGCGACGCAGAATCCGCTGGACATGGCAGGCACCTATCCGTTGCCCGACTCGCAACTCGACCGTTTCATGCTGCGCATCGCGCTGGACTACCCCGATGCCGAAGCCGAACGCCGGCTGCTCACGGGTGAAGACCGCGCCGCGATGGTCGGGCGGCTGGCGCCGTGCCTCGACGGCGCCGCCATCCTCGCGCTGCGCCAGCGCGCGCACGCGCTCACCGCCAGTCCGGCCCTGCTCGACTACGTGCAGGCGCTGCTCGCCGCCAGCCGCAAGCACCACGACATCCGCACCGGCTTGTCGCCGCGCGCGGGCCTGGCGCTGCTGGCCGCGGCGCGCGCGTGGGCACTGCTGGGCGATCGCGATTTCGTGTTGCCGGAGGACGTGCAGGCGGTGTTCGTCGCCGTCGCGGGGCACCGCCTGATCCCGGCGCGCAACCTTGCCCGCGATGCGCTGGCGCAGGCGTTGCTGGAATCCGTCGCGGTGGAGTGA
- a CDS encoding DUF3488 domain-containing transglutaminase family protein, whose translation MKRQHAPPGTRVVASTLGTLPFNLLCLTVLCVLAAHAPHLPAWYTATLAAILIARWWQRRRHHHRVPAWLRLVMLVAVPLVVVGVYGSPFGREAGAAIVCGLLVVKVLESESVRDARMAVGFACFILMSALLFDQSLGYTIVVGLMLLPALATLRALEPGLPERGGLRAFRPAAILLAVSLPVALVGFLLIPRLATPLWGAPDNGQGVTGISDRMAPGDIHALLTDTAVAMRIGFDGAPPPESRRYFRGMLLWEFDGREWLPGAAARRPWPPAPVGIRDPLTRYEVTLLPSHQHWMFALDVPVDTPEGARMGPDHTLRSIQPITHTIRYRVESATDYRLDPEGLAPSIRAAALELPEGFDPRARALAARWRAQAGGNGMAIVRDALDLFHDGGFVYDLDAPPLGRDSIDDFLFGTKTGFCEHYASAFTFLMRAAGVPARVVVGYQGGYWNDFAHYLLIRQSDAHAWSEVWLAGRGWVRVDPTAAVSKVILADTGGAAGDVGGGSVSWWMPWRNRLDVVNRWWGQTVVGFDAIQQSRLFHPFGVARTTAQMLGAALAVAVFLALAAGALLASLRPRNRPRDALAGAQLRLQRRLAHLGIVRENAEGPRDFYARAAAALPESPQLRELADEYLILRYAFPEPPPERTRVFTRRVRNFRPRRMVK comes from the coding sequence GTGAAGCGCCAGCACGCGCCGCCGGGGACTCGCGTCGTCGCATCCACGCTCGGAACATTGCCGTTCAATCTGTTGTGCCTGACGGTCCTGTGCGTGCTCGCAGCGCACGCACCGCACCTGCCCGCCTGGTACACCGCGACGCTGGCCGCGATCCTCATCGCGCGCTGGTGGCAACGGCGCAGGCATCACCACCGCGTCCCCGCGTGGCTCAGGCTCGTGATGCTGGTGGCGGTGCCGCTGGTGGTGGTTGGTGTGTACGGCTCGCCGTTCGGGCGCGAGGCAGGCGCGGCGATCGTGTGCGGTCTCTTGGTGGTGAAGGTGCTGGAAAGCGAATCGGTGCGCGACGCGCGCATGGCGGTCGGCTTCGCGTGTTTCATCCTGATGAGCGCGCTGCTGTTCGACCAGTCGCTGGGCTACACCATCGTGGTCGGACTGATGTTGCTGCCGGCGCTCGCCACCCTGCGCGCGCTGGAGCCGGGCCTGCCGGAGCGCGGCGGGCTGCGCGCATTCCGGCCGGCGGCGATCCTGCTGGCGGTGAGCCTGCCCGTCGCGCTGGTCGGCTTCCTTCTGATTCCGCGCCTCGCGACGCCGCTGTGGGGCGCGCCGGACAACGGCCAGGGCGTCACCGGAATCAGCGACCGGATGGCGCCGGGCGACATCCACGCGCTGCTCACCGACACCGCGGTCGCGATGCGGATCGGCTTCGACGGCGCGCCGCCGCCCGAAAGCCGGCGTTACTTCCGCGGCATGCTGCTGTGGGAATTCGACGGACGCGAGTGGCTGCCGGGCGCCGCCGCGCGCCGTCCGTGGCCGCCAGCGCCGGTGGGCATCCGCGATCCGCTCACGCGTTACGAAGTCACCCTGCTGCCCAGCCACCAGCACTGGATGTTCGCGCTGGACGTGCCCGTCGACACGCCGGAAGGCGCACGCATGGGGCCCGACCACACGTTGCGCTCGATCCAGCCCATCACCCACACCATCCGCTACCGCGTCGAATCCGCGACCGACTACCGGCTGGACCCCGAAGGTCTCGCCCCTTCCATACGCGCCGCGGCACTGGAATTGCCCGAAGGCTTCGACCCGCGCGCCCGTGCGCTGGCGGCGCGCTGGCGCGCGCAGGCCGGTGGCAATGGGATGGCAATCGTGCGCGACGCGCTGGACCTGTTCCACGACGGCGGCTTCGTGTACGACCTCGACGCGCCGCCGCTGGGACGCGACAGCATCGACGATTTCCTGTTCGGCACCAAGACCGGTTTCTGCGAACACTACGCCAGCGCCTTCACCTTCCTGATGCGCGCGGCCGGCGTTCCCGCGCGCGTGGTGGTCGGCTACCAGGGCGGCTACTGGAACGACTTCGCGCATTACCTGCTGATCCGCCAGTCCGACGCGCACGCGTGGTCGGAGGTGTGGCTGGCGGGACGCGGCTGGGTGCGGGTCGACCCGACCGCCGCGGTCAGCAAGGTGATCCTGGCCGATACCGGCGGCGCGGCCGGCGACGTCGGCGGCGGCAGCGTCAGTTGGTGGATGCCCTGGCGCAACCGGCTGGACGTGGTCAACCGTTGGTGGGGGCAAACCGTTGTAGGTTTCGATGCCATCCAGCAAAGCCGGCTGTTCCATCCGTTCGGCGTCGCGCGCACCACCGCGCAGATGCTGGGCGCCGCCTTGGCGGTCGCGGTGTTCCTCGCGCTCGCCGCGGGCGCGTTGCTGGCATCGCTGCGGCCGCGCAACCGGCCGCGCGATGCGCTGGCCGGCGCGCAACTGCGCCTGCAACGCCGCCTGGCGCATCTCGGAATCGTGCGCGAGAATGCGGAAGGCCCGCGCGATTTCTATGCGCGCGCCGCGGCGGCGCTGCCCGAATCACCGCAACTGCGCGAACTGGCGGACGAATACCTGATCCTGCGTTATGCCTTTCCCGAACCGCCGCCTGAACGAACCCGCGTCTTCACGCGACGCGTACGTAATTTCCGCCCACGTCGCATGGTCAAATAA
- a CDS encoding Slp family lipoprotein, whose amino-acid sequence MSRRILFLSVVGGLALGGCATIPQPLQGTYTPVALNAAQSGTVTATPVRWGGEIIQTEPREQQTCFFVLAQPLDSQARPKAGEESLGRFVACKQGFYDPEVFARGREITVTGTLDGTVQHKIGQFDYTYPKVEVNNVYLWPKRPLYVERPDMWGPWGPCDPFWSPWGCGWGYGPWYYPPRVIVVPRPAPPPPPPKKG is encoded by the coding sequence ATGTCACGTCGCATCCTGTTTCTTTCTGTCGTGGGCGGGCTGGCCCTGGGCGGCTGCGCCACCATCCCGCAACCCCTGCAGGGCACCTACACGCCGGTCGCGTTGAACGCTGCCCAGAGCGGAACCGTCACCGCCACGCCGGTGCGCTGGGGCGGCGAGATCATCCAGACCGAGCCGCGCGAGCAGCAGACCTGCTTCTTCGTGCTGGCCCAGCCGCTGGATTCGCAGGCGCGGCCGAAGGCCGGCGAGGAAAGCCTCGGCCGCTTCGTCGCCTGCAAGCAGGGCTTCTACGATCCGGAAGTATTCGCCAGGGGCCGCGAGATCACCGTGACCGGCACGCTGGACGGCACCGTCCAGCACAAGATCGGCCAGTTCGACTACACCTATCCCAAGGTCGAGGTCAACAACGTCTATCTGTGGCCGAAGCGTCCGTTGTACGTCGAACGTCCGGACATGTGGGGACCGTGGGGTCCGTGCGATCCGTTCTGGTCGCCGTGGGGATGCGGCTGGGGCTACGGCCCGTGGTACTACCCGCCGCGCGTGATCGTGGTGCCGCGGCCGGCGCCGCCGCCACCGCCGCCCAAGAAGGGCTGA
- a CDS encoding Bis(5'-nucleosyl)-tetraphosphatase (asymmetrical): MLSSPLIPNPAMTDTIFDKIIRRELSADIVYEDDDVLAFRDIHPQAPVHVLFVPKKSFATLNDCGQADAALLGKLLLAAAAYAKREGFAEDGYRCVINCNRGGGQTVFHLHVHLMAGKQMPERMV; encoded by the coding sequence ATGCTGTCCTCTCCCCTCATCCCCAATCCCGCCATGACCGACACCATCTTCGACAAGATCATCCGCCGCGAACTTTCCGCCGACATCGTGTACGAGGACGACGACGTGCTTGCGTTCCGTGACATCCATCCGCAGGCGCCCGTGCACGTGCTGTTCGTTCCGAAAAAATCGTTCGCAACCTTGAACGACTGCGGCCAGGCCGACGCCGCGCTGCTGGGCAAACTCCTGCTGGCCGCTGCGGCCTACGCCAAGCGCGAAGGTTTCGCCGAGGACGGTTATCGCTGCGTGATCAACTGCAACCGCGGCGGCGGACAGACCGTGTTCCATTTGCACGTGCACCTGATGGCAGGCAAGCAGATGCCGGAACGGATGGTGTGA
- a CDS encoding Recombination protein RecR — protein sequence MSGNPDLLAELIEALRCLPGVGAKSAQRMAFHLLERDREGGARLSQVLGQAMQRIGHCRSCRNFSEDDECAICANASRDASQLCVVETPADLLAIEQATGYRGRYFVLMGRLSPLDGMGPHELGAELLQRRLADGEVREVVIATNPTVEGEATAHWLGQLARTAGVRATRLAHGVPLGGELEYVDRGTLAHAFGSRHDLDD from the coding sequence ATGTCCGGCAACCCCGATCTGCTCGCCGAACTGATCGAAGCCCTGCGCTGCCTGCCGGGCGTCGGCGCCAAGAGCGCGCAACGGATGGCGTTCCATCTGCTGGAGCGCGATCGCGAGGGCGGCGCGCGCCTGTCGCAGGTGCTGGGCCAGGCGATGCAGCGGATCGGGCACTGCAGGTCCTGCCGCAATTTCAGTGAGGACGACGAATGTGCGATCTGCGCGAATGCGTCGCGCGATGCCTCGCAGTTGTGCGTCGTCGAAACTCCCGCCGACCTGCTGGCGATCGAACAGGCCACCGGGTATCGCGGCCGCTACTTCGTGTTGATGGGACGGCTGTCGCCGCTGGACGGGATGGGGCCGCACGAACTCGGCGCCGAGTTGCTGCAGCGCCGGCTGGCGGACGGAGAAGTACGCGAGGTCGTGATCGCCACCAATCCCACGGTGGAAGGCGAGGCCACCGCGCATTGGCTCGGACAGCTCGCGCGCACCGCGGGTGTGCGAGCGACGCGGCTGGCGCACGGCGTGCCGTTGGGCGGTGAACTCGAATATGTCGATCGTGGCACGCTGGCGCACGCGTTCGGCAGCCGCCACGACCTCGACGATTGA
- a CDS encoding Nucleoid-associated protein YaaK yields MKGQIGQLMQQAQRMQEELKRAQDEIARMEVTGSAGGGMVEVTMTGRHEVRRVRIDRKLMADDPEMTEDMLAAAINDAVNKVAEASREKLGGVSSGMNLPPGFKLPF; encoded by the coding sequence ATGAAAGGCCAAATCGGACAGTTGATGCAGCAGGCGCAGCGCATGCAGGAAGAACTGAAGCGCGCGCAGGACGAAATTGCGCGCATGGAAGTCACCGGCAGCGCCGGCGGCGGCATGGTCGAAGTCACCATGACCGGCCGCCACGAAGTGCGCCGCGTGCGCATCGATCGCAAGCTGATGGCGGACGATCCCGAGATGACCGAGGACATGCTGGCCGCCGCGATCAACGATGCGGTCAACAAGGTTGCCGAAGCCAGCCGGGAGAAACTCGGCGGGGTCAGTTCGGGGATGAATCTGCCGCCGGGCTTCAAGCTCCCGTTCTGA